One part of the Nostoc sp. PCC 7120 = FACHB-418 genome encodes these proteins:
- a CDS encoding FAD-dependent oxidoreductase, with protein MSLLSNLPESTNISHISRRTLLKVFGVGAVAGVTGYSRFTKPKPTVFQKDTLSLPRLLNQAKSVIVIGGGLAGLACAYELSQRGFTVTLIEKSPQLGGKIASWQIEAVGETFMMEHGFHGFFPQYYNLKSIVAELGINENFQSLNFYSVVYRGDQYKPEVFRPSHSAFPWNIVDLAIASPNRFQWGINLTKIKHLQVFQAITGFQREKNYQRFDNISVADWVKTEFPQGLYDLYFLPFAKSSLNAPDTMSVGELMQFFHFYFFGNPEGLAFNGTKDDMGTSLVQPIAKSVKNKSGTIITDATVSEIIAKDGKIQGLKYYVGNNQNNAPFWVKRNSVITEEKTEYFGAADEVFAVESGSETAISLTCTHQGCTVKKSTDGKYRCPCHGAEFAADGKVLKGPAKRDLQKLQVVQKQNDELQLLATTNDAPLPETITADYYVFATDVPGVQQLFKHISGDVDQTVRSQVENLSIADPFAVCRFWFDQDFEWEQSNFTSLSGYQLTDSITLYHRIQQQFIDWSKKTGGSVVELHAYCYKEKEFPTQEALLTTFENELYEIVPQLKQAKLLHRELVNQHNFSGYPPNSYGERPETSTNISNLLFAGDWVKMPFPCGLMERAVSSGLIAANEILHREGLQRRSLLSVNPEGLLQI; from the coding sequence ATGAGTTTATTATCTAATTTGCCAGAGTCTACTAATATATCCCATATATCCCGTCGCACCCTTTTAAAGGTGTTTGGTGTTGGTGCAGTCGCAGGAGTAACAGGATACTCTCGGTTTACCAAGCCCAAGCCAACGGTATTTCAAAAAGATACCTTGAGTTTGCCACGGTTACTGAATCAAGCAAAAAGTGTCATAGTTATCGGGGGTGGTTTAGCGGGTTTAGCTTGTGCGTATGAATTGAGTCAACGGGGGTTTACAGTCACACTGATAGAAAAATCACCCCAACTCGGTGGTAAAATTGCTAGCTGGCAAATAGAAGCCGTGGGCGAAACCTTCATGATGGAACATGGCTTTCATGGCTTTTTTCCCCAGTACTATAATTTGAAAAGTATAGTTGCAGAACTGGGAATAAATGAGAATTTCCAATCATTAAACTTTTATTCAGTTGTCTATCGAGGAGATCAATACAAACCAGAGGTTTTTCGTCCCAGTCATTCAGCATTTCCTTGGAATATTGTAGACTTAGCGATCGCCTCTCCTAATCGCTTCCAATGGGGAATTAATTTAACGAAGATTAAACACCTACAAGTATTTCAAGCCATCACAGGTTTTCAGCGAGAAAAGAATTATCAACGCTTTGATAATATATCCGTGGCTGATTGGGTGAAAACGGAATTTCCCCAAGGTTTATATGATTTGTATTTTCTCCCATTTGCTAAGTCTAGCTTGAACGCACCAGATACGATGAGTGTGGGAGAATTAATGCAATTCTTCCATTTTTATTTTTTTGGCAATCCAGAAGGACTGGCTTTTAATGGTACGAAAGATGATATGGGGACAAGTTTAGTCCAACCCATTGCCAAGAGTGTGAAAAATAAGAGTGGGACAATTATCACTGATGCTACGGTGAGTGAAATTATTGCCAAGGATGGTAAAATTCAAGGCTTGAAATATTATGTTGGCAATAATCAAAATAATGCCCCTTTTTGGGTAAAACGTAACTCAGTTATTACTGAAGAAAAAACAGAATATTTTGGTGCTGCTGATGAAGTATTTGCTGTAGAATCTGGTAGCGAAACAGCAATTTCTCTCACTTGTACTCATCAAGGTTGTACTGTGAAAAAATCCACAGATGGTAAATACCGTTGCCCTTGTCATGGGGCTGAGTTTGCGGCTGATGGTAAAGTGTTGAAGGGGCCAGCCAAGCGGGATTTACAAAAGTTGCAGGTTGTACAAAAACAAAATGATGAATTGCAACTGCTAGCTACAACCAATGATGCACCCTTACCAGAGACAATCACCGCAGATTATTACGTGTTTGCTACCGATGTACCTGGAGTGCAACAATTATTTAAGCATATTAGTGGTGATGTAGATCAAACAGTGCGATCGCAAGTGGAAAACTTGAGTATCGCTGATCCTTTTGCTGTGTGTCGTTTCTGGTTTGATCAAGATTTTGAGTGGGAACAAAGTAACTTTACTTCCTTATCTGGCTATCAGTTAACCGACAGCATCACCTTATATCACCGCATTCAGCAACAATTTATTGATTGGTCAAAAAAGACTGGTGGTAGTGTAGTGGAGTTACACGCCTATTGTTACAAAGAAAAAGAATTTCCCACCCAAGAAGCTTTGTTAACTACCTTTGAAAACGAATTATATGAGATAGTCCCCCAGTTGAAGCAAGCAAAACTCCTGCATCGGGAATTAGTGAATCAACATAACTTTTCTGGCTATCCACCAAATAGTTATGGAGAACGTCCAGAAACCAGTACAAACATTTCTAACTTATTATTTGCTGGTGATTGGGTAAAAATGCCTTTTCCCTGCGGCTTAATGGAACGCGCCGTCAGTAGTGGTTTAATCGCAGCTAATGAGATTTTACACCGAGAAGGTTTGCAGAGGCGATCGCTTTTATCGGTGAATCCAGAGGGTTTGTTGCAGATTTAA
- a CDS encoding DUF433 domain-containing protein: protein MVTITDIGTLITRDSNFRGGRPIIAGTGTSVRRIAALYKQGYNAEEIAADKNHLNIAQVYAAITYYHANREEIDTDLAEEQAEYERLAALHKAAT from the coding sequence TTGGTAACTATCACTGATATCGGTACACTTATTACCAGAGATTCTAACTTCCGTGGTGGTCGTCCCATTATTGCCGGAACAGGTACATCTGTGCGTCGAATTGCAGCTTTATATAAGCAAGGTTATAACGCCGAAGAAATTGCTGCTGACAAAAACCATTTGAATATAGCGCAGGTCTATGCAGCGATAACTTACTATCATGCTAACCGGGAAGAAATTGATACAGATTTGGCAGAAGAACAAGCAGAGTATGAAAGACTAGCTGCACTACATAAAGCTGCAACTTAA